GTCCTTCTTGTGTCAAGTGCCATGTTGACACCTACCTGGGGGCTACCCTACAATGACAAATATCCCCTTCATAACACTATAAGGctggatatgtattttattacaGCTATATCAATATCCCCCTTGCTCTTGGTATGTTTATAATTGCAATCAATTTGACCAATTTGCTTGAGCACTCTGCTACCCATGTGAACACCTCAATCTAAATCAGATAGGTGGAAGTTCAGCCAATATTAATGGTACTTTTTAAAGTAATTAAACACAAATATGTCACAAGCGGGGGATAGATTTATCAGCATTTTGAGATACAGGAGGTCTGATGACAGCAAGAGCTACTGTCGTAGCAGTGGAGAAGTTGCCCATGTAGAACCAGCaggacagcaacaacaacaagtGTAGCATAACACCCAAAGTAAGCACCAGCTCCTGCACAAGTAACTCTGAGTAACAGAGGCATGGGAACAGCTGCAGCTGGAGTAACAGAAGCACAGCAACAGCTCTGGCACAAGTAACTGAAGCATAGCAACAGCTTCTGCACAAGTAACAGAAGCAAGACAACAGTTCCCTTTGGAGTAACAGAGGCATGGGAACAGCTCCTGCACAAGTAACAGAAGCATGGCAACAGTTACTTCTGAAGTAACAATGGCATGGGAACAGCTGCAGCTGGAATAACAGAAGCACAGCAACAGCTCCCATAGGAGTAACAGTTCTTACTGGAGTAACAGAAGAACAGCAACAGCTCCTGCTGGAGTAACAATTCTTACTGAAGAAACAGAAGCACAGCAGCAGCTCCCACAGGGGTAGTTCTTACTGTAGGAACAGAATCATGGAGTGACAGATCCTGTCATAGCAAACAAAGCTAAGTAATTGCTACATAGCAACAGCTCCCCAAGTCGACCTCAGCTTCATCACTGACCTAAGCCTGGAGTGCAGGAGTGACTGCAGCAGTGGCAACAGCAGAACTAATTGCAGCAGCATCTACAAGATACAGGATACTTCATCAACCAGTTCTTGTGGCATCAGTTTTTACCGAAGCTATATTCAGTTTGACGATGAATGCTTTGTGCATCAATATGATACTTCAACAATAAAACACTCCACAGTTGCCCATTGTCTCTTTCAAAAAGTGTATTTCAGAGCAACGGGGGCTTAACTCCCCCTGCAGATTCATCCCAAACATGATGACACTGTATCGTTATTGCATCAACCATATGAATTTCATGAGCCGTTCAGAAAAAAATTCATCCAAATTAGCACAATAAAGTCCGAGCCTTTTCACAaacactgaaaaacatttaaaaagacGACAATAACAATTCCTTAGGCAGTCTTGGTAACAAGCATGTTGAATGTCCTAATTACCATGGCTACACCCAACGGGGTTCCCAGATCTTTTTACAATGTGAGCATTTGAGAACAACGTTCGAAAAACTGCCCCTCCAGTTGGGTGTGATAATGTGTAAGAAACAGCGTTAGTAATTATCCTCCCATACGACATTCTGTGTTCTGTAAACATGTGTGAAAGAAACAAGCACCATCCTGATTGACTATGTTCCACACATCATATGTGATTGTAGTCAGAACGCATACTGGGACTCGGGCACTCAACCGATGCAATTTTTTTCTGCAAGGAAAAGCTAGTGCAGGAATTACCCCTTATCTTGTGTATAAGTCTGCAAAAACTGCCATCCGATGTCGAACAACAGGCCATTATGGCCACCCAAGATTTTTAAGAGATGTTTTAGATGCTCGCTTTTTTACTTTGCTGATGCAGGGAGGAAAGCATGAGACGAATTCCTGTGTGGTTTTTCCGATTAGGTTGAAAAAAGTGTGTTTAGTGACAACATGAGACGATGAGGTTTTAATTACACATCGCTCCTGTGAGGTGTGATTCAGTGTTTCAAGTAATGAGGCATTCTGGTTCACGTGTCCCTATGTCTGTCCTGTCATCTAATCCACACAGAaaccacacccacatccacatccaaTAAGAAATCACATCTACACAGAAACCATGCTGACATCCACATGGAAACCATGTCCACATCTACACAGcaaccacacccacatccacatGGGAACCATGCCCACAAGGAAACCACACCCATACCTACATGGGAACCATGCCCACAAGGAaaccacacccacatccacatGGAAACCATGCCCACAAGGAAACCACACCCATACCTACATGGGAACCATGCCCACAAGGAaaccacacccacatccacatTGGAAACCATGCCCACAAGGAAACTACATCCACATCTACATGGGAACCATGCCCACAAGGAaaccacacccacatccacatGGGAACCATGCCCACAAGGAAACCACACCCACATCTACATGGGAACCATGCCCACAAGGAaaccacacccacatccacatGGAAACCATGCCCACAAGGAAACTACATCCACATCTACATGGGAACCATGCCCACAAGGAaaccacacccacatccacatGGGAACCATGCCCAAGGCCACGCTCATGCCCATGCCCACATGAACACACATGCCAACATCTACACGGGAAACACATCCACATCTATGCAGGAACCTCACCCACATCTGTACAGAAACCACACCAACAATCACATGTACACAGGAATCACACTCTCTTCTACAGAGAAACCACATTAACATCTGTATGGGAaccacaaccacacccacatGTACACAGGAACCACAGTCTCTTCCACAAGTGAACCACACCCACATGTACACAGgtaccacacccacacccacatttACACAAGAACCACACTCTCTTCTACATGGGAACCACACTCTCTTCTACATGGGAACCACACCAACCTCTACACAGGAACCACACCCACAATTACACAGGAACCACACCCACATCTACATGACAACCATACCAACATCTACAATGTACCCAACCAGCAGTAGTGATCCACACTCATACCACAACGATCACATCCACTAACATCTTCAAACATAACCACACCC
The window above is part of the Haliotis asinina isolate JCU_RB_2024 chromosome 1, JCU_Hal_asi_v2, whole genome shotgun sequence genome. Proteins encoded here:
- the LOC137272735 gene encoding uncharacterized histidine-rich protein DDB_G0274557-like — encoded protein: MSTSTQQPHPHPHGNHAHKETTPIPTWEPCPQGNHTHIHMETMPTRKPHPYLHGNHAHKETTPTSTLETMPTRKLHPHLHGNHAHKETTPTSTWEPCPQGNHTHIYMGTMPTRKPHPHPHGNHAHKETTSTSTWEPCPQGNHTHIHMGTMPKATLMPMPT